The Nitrospirota bacterium genome contains the following window.
TTGCCCTTTCCAAATCTGCCGTACGCTCTGCAACCTTCTCTTCCAGCTTTTCAGAATGATTTAAAATGTTTGTGTATAGTCTTGCATTTTCTATAGACAGAGATATCTGTGAAGTAATTGTCTCAAGCAGATGAATGCTTCTCTCAGTTGGCTTCCTGTCAGTCCTTGTGAATACGCACAAAACCCCGAGGCAAATATCATCTCTTATTACAGGAAAAGCTGCATGAAAGCGGATATCATCTGCCAAAGCGGCTTCAAGTGTTGAAAAAGAATGGACCTCATCCCTGTTCCGGAGTATCAATGGCCTTTTGTCACGGGCAGCTGAACCGCAGAGGCAGTCACCAACCTTGATGCGGTGTGACGTCAGGTCTTTGATCATGTCTTCAGAGGCATTCCTCTGAGCACCAAGGCTTAATGAACCGTCAGGTTCGAGAAGGCAAAAGGTTCCACCCTCAAGACCGGCAATGGCAAGGGCTTCGTCTAAAACCCTCTGCAGTATATCGTATACGTCCATGGTACTCGAACATGTTGCAATAACCCTGTTGATAGTACGGAGCTCCTGCTCACTTTCACGTAAACTTACTTCTGTCTTCTTTCTCTCTGTTATATCCTGGTAAAATATGGTAATACCATCCGGTGATGAGTAAATTCGGTTTTCAAACCATCGGTCCCAGGGGGGGTAGTATTCTTCGATCCGAATGTTTATCTGTTTTTCCATCGCATTATGGTATGCCTTGTAGAATGGCTGGTCTATGCCTTCAGGAAATTCAGTCCATATATGCTTTCCAATGAGGTCTTCAGGTTTTCTTCCAAGCATCTCAGCCCCGAGCTTGTTTACATAGATGTAATTCCAGTTTTTATCAAGGGCGACAATGCCATCGCTCATGCGCTCTAAGATATCATACAGCTGTTGTTTGCTAAGGTCTTTCATCTGAAAATCCCTGTATGCTTGAATTGTTATTCATTATTGCCTGTGTTATTATAGCAAATTAATAGCTGCTAATACCATGCAAAGCTGCAAAAACCCGATTGGCATTAGATTACTTTGATATGGGTGCAGCAGTAGTTATTTCCATCCTGTAATTCAAAGGTTTATCGCAGCAGGAGGTTTAACAATGATCAAAATCCTCATCGTTGACGACAACCAGCCGGATCTCTATATGCTTGAAACTCTTCTTAAGGGATACGGATATGAGATAGAAACCGCTTCTAATGGTGTTGAGGCCCTTGCTAAGGCCAGGCTCAGCCCTCCTGCATTAGTCATCTCCGATATCCTGATGCATGAAATGGATGGATTCGCGCTTTGCAGACAATGGAAGCAGGATCCAACCCTGAACAGGATACCCTTCGTTTTTTACACGGCGACATATACTGACTCGCGGGATGAAGAGTTTGCATTTTCCCTTGGAGCAGAGAAGTTCATCGTAAAGCCAGCTGACCCTAAGGCGTTTGCAGACATAATAAGGGATGTCATTTTGCAATATAAGCAAGGCAAGCTTGTCAGCACTGTAAGGATTGCAAGGGCTGAGAAGGATTTAAACAGGATGTACAATGAGACACTTGTCAGGAAGCTCGAAGATAAGATGGGACAGATTGAAGCGGCAAACCAACTCCTGAAAGAAGAGGTTGCTAAGAGAACCAGAACAGAAAAAGAAATCAACCTCCTTTATGGGATGACAAAGGAAATTGTTACCAGTAAAGATTTCCGCTCTGCTTTAGAAGTAGTTTTAAGAGAGGTGTGCAATGTAATTGGCTGGGATTACGGAGAGGCATGGCTGCCATCTGAAGATGGGACAACACTTGTATACTGCGACTCATGTCATTGCAATCTCACTGCCTCCATGGAATTTGAGACATTAAGCAAAAAACATGTTTTTGAGAAAGGCGCCGGCTTGCCAGGGAGTATATGGTCAAAAGGGGAAATTGAGTGGATAACGGATGTGACAAGTGAGTCGCAGAAACTGTTCATCAGGAAGGATATCGCAAGGGAAACTGGCATTAAAACAGCATTAGGCATTCCAATTATAAGCGGAGATGACTGTCTTGCAGTATTAGTTTTCTTTTCTGCTGCGATTAAGAAAAGGGAAGACCGTACAATAGAACTTGTCACTACAGTCGCTTCACAGCTTAGTTTGATAATTAGTCAAAAAAAGGCAGAAGAGGAAATACGCAGGCGGAATTCTGAACTTTCCCTTCTGACGCAGGTAATCGAACAGACCATTGAGAGTGTAATCATTACTGACACTGATGGTGTTATAGTATATGTCAATCCCACCTTCGAAAGGATTACAGGTTACAGAAGGAGTGAAGTTATTGGCAGGACGCCCGGTATAATCAAGAGTGGAGAGCATGATGACAGTTTTTTCAGGGATATGTGGGCAACTATCAAGTCAGGAAAGATATGGCGAGGGCAAATAGTCAATTTGCGAAAAGATGGAACACGTTATGTTGATGAATCTACAATTATTCCTGTTAGGGATGATAAAGGGACGATTGTAAACTTTGCCGGCATACAACAAGATGTCACACTTGCATTCCAAATTGAAGAGCAATACCGGCAGATGCAGAAGATGGAGGCTATAGGGCATCTGACCGCAGGCATTGCCCATGATTTCAATAATATAATGACTGCTCTTAATGGTTATGCCGAGTTGCTTCAGATGCGATTTCCTCAGGACGACCCCCGTCAGGAGCTGTTGAACAATATTATATATTCCGGTGATCAGGCAACGAACCTGATTCAGCAGCTGCTTGCATTCAGCCGCAGGCAGGTCATTGAGCCGAGAGTACTTAACTTAAACAACCTCATAAACAATATGAGCAAGATGCTGAAACGCCTTGTGGGGGAACAAGTCCAGCTCAAGACTATTCTGTCTCAGGATTTGTGGAATATCGAGTCGGATCCAACACAGATTGAACAGGTTATAATCAATCTTGCAATTAATGCCCGTGATGCAATGCCCGATGGCGGACAACTGACCATTGATACGTCCAACATTGTTTTGGATGATGATTATGTATCTACTCATATTGAAACA
Protein-coding sequences here:
- a CDS encoding GAF domain-containing protein; its protein translation is MKDLSKQQLYDILERMSDGIVALDKNWNYIYVNKLGAEMLGRKPEDLIGKHIWTEFPEGIDQPFYKAYHNAMEKQINIRIEEYYPPWDRWFENRIYSSPDGITIFYQDITERKKTEVSLRESEQELRTINRVIATCSSTMDVYDILQRVLDEALAIAGLEGGTFCLLEPDGSLSLGAQRNASEDMIKDLTSHRIKVGDCLCGSAARDKRPLILRNRDEVHSFSTLEAALADDIRFHAAFPVIRDDICLGVLCVFTRTDRKPTERSIHLLETITSQISLSIENARLYTNILNHSEKLEEKVAERTADLERANIRLKELDRLKSIFIASMSHELRTPLNSIIGFTGIILQGLTGDITTEQRKQLSIVKKSANHLLDLINDVIDISKIESDRVELNPVDIDISRLLNEVIMSFNNELEQKGLSLNIKAPEKLIIRTDEKRVRQVLNNLLSNAIKFTDHGGIEIDVAEANGNISLSFRDTGIGIKPEDMGSLFKSFSKIRYENMPVIEGTGLGLYISYKIAQHLGGGLSAESVYGKGSAFTFTLPEGTGKS
- a CDS encoding response regulator → MIKILIVDDNQPDLYMLETLLKGYGYEIETASNGVEALAKARLSPPALVISDILMHEMDGFALCRQWKQDPTLNRIPFVFYTATYTDSRDEEFAFSLGAEKFIVKPADPKAFADIIRDVILQYKQGKLVSTVRIARAEKDLNRMYNETLVRKLEDKMGQIEAANQLLKEEVAKRTRTEKEINLLYGMTKEIVTSKDFRSALEVVLREVCNVIGWDYGEAWLPSEDGTTLVYCDSCHCNLTASMEFETLSKKHVFEKGAGLPGSIWSKGEIEWITDVTSESQKLFIRKDIARETGIKTALGIPIISGDDCLAVLVFFSAAIKKREDRTIELVTTVASQLSLIISQKKAEEEIRRRNSELSLLTQVIEQTIESVIITDTDGVIVYVNPTFERITGYRRSEVIGRTPGIIKSGEHDDSFFRDMWATIKSGKIWRGQIVNLRKDGTRYVDESTIIPVRDDKGTIVNFAGIQQDVTLAFQIEEQYRQMQKMEAIGHLTAGIAHDFNNIMTALNGYAELLQMRFPQDDPRQELLNNIIYSGDQATNLIQQLLAFSRRQVIEPRVLNLNNLINNMSKMLKRLVGEQVQLKTILSQDLWNIESDPTQIEQVIINLAINARDAMPDGGQLTIDTSNIVLDDDYVSTHIETSKGDYVMLAIYDTGQGMAKNVVSHIFEPFFTTKEIGKGTGLGLSTVYGIVKQNNGSIWVYSEEGYGTTFKIFLPRAKGPLCEISAASAAGEFPGGDETILVAEDDDRVREMVSQILLAYGYKVLAAKDGHEAMQLSNMHFGDIHLLLTDVIMPGVTGKILSEQIVRTRPGIKSLFMSGYTADMIGLQMLRAANLPLIQKPFNAGELLRKIRDILDK